In Ictalurus furcatus strain D&B chromosome 23, Billie_1.0, whole genome shotgun sequence, a single window of DNA contains:
- the LOC128599567 gene encoding uncharacterized protein LOC128599567 has product MSTNTVFFPGISKIPYVPDASVRDVLCFKYYNASEILLGKTMEDWLRFSVCYWHSFCGTGADPFGSPTLRRPWNEGDGDMEIAKKRLSAAFEFFTKLGVKYYTFHDRDMAPEGRTLEESNRNLDEITDLALELQKQTGVKVLWVTCNLFAHPRYMNGAASSPDCHVFAFAGAQVKKGLEIAKKLQAENFVFWGGREGFLSALNTDMAAELRHMASFFKMAVAYKEKIGLKCQFLIEPKPKEPCKHQYDYDAMSVIGFLKHFGLDKDFKLNIEPNHTTLAGHSYEHDIIMASVFGMLGSVDANTGSPDLGWDTDQFPMDIRNTTLVMKAVIEQGGLQPGGLNFDAKVRRESTELEDLFIAHIGAMDAFARGLRNAAKIFEEGVMQNMLRERYMSFSLGIGQKVEESSCSLEDLEEFIKQNGEPKVTSGKQEQYEAVFNHYL; this is encoded by the exons ATGTCGACCAACACAGTATTTTTCCCAG GCATTTCCAAGATTCCTTATGTTCCTGATGCCAGTGTGAGAGATGTGCTGTGTTTCAAATATTATAATGCATCCGAG ATTTTGCTGGGCAAGACGATGGAGGATTGGCTCCGATTCTCTGTGTGTTACTGGCACTCGTTCTGTGGAACTG GTGCTGACCCATTTGGATCTCCAACCCTGCGCAGGCCTTGGAATGAAGGAGACGGCGACATGGAGATAGCGAAGAAAAGACTCAGCGCTGCATTTGAGTTCTTCACCAAGCTTGGT GTGAAGTACTACACCTTTCATGACAG GGACATGGCCCCTGAGGGACGCACTCTGGAGGAGTCCAATAGGAACCTGGATGAGATAACAGACTTGGCACTGGAGCTGCAGAAGCAGACTGGTGTGAAAGTGCTGTGGGTCACCTGCAACCTGTTTGCTCATCCCAG ATATATGAATGGAGCTGCGAGCAGCCCGGACTGCCATGTTTTTGCCTTTGCTGGAGCTCAGGTGAAGAAAGGTCTAGAGATCGCCAAGAAACTGCAGGCTGAGAACTTTG TGTTCTGGGGAGGTCGTGAAGGCTTCCTCTCCGCACTCAACACAGACATGGCGGCTGAACTCAGGCACATGGCCAGCTTTTTCAAAATGGCCGTGG CTTACAAAGAGAAGATCGGCTTAAAATGCCAGTTTCTTATTGAGCCCAAGCCGAAAGAACCATGCAAGCACCAGTACGATTATG ATGCAATGAGCGTTATTGGCTTTCTTAAGCACTTTGGACTGGACAAAGATTTTAAACTGAATATCGAGCCCAATCACACGACCCTGGCTGGACATTCTTACGAACACGACATCATCATGGCCTCTGT gtttggCATGCTTGGGTCTGTGGACGCCAACACAGGCTCTCCTGACTTGGGCTGGGACACGGATCAGTTCCCCATGGACATCAGAAATACGACCTTGGTGATGAAG GCTGTTATTGAGCAGGGCGGCCTGCAGCCTGGAGGTTTAAATTTTGATGCCAAGGTCCGGAGGGAATCGACTGAGCTGGAGGATTTGTTCATCGCTCACATTGGCGCCATGGATGCTTTCGCTCGGGGCCTCAGAAACGCAGCCAAGATTTTTGAGGAAGGAGTTATGCAAAATATGCTGCGG GAACGCTACATGAGCTTCAGCCTTGGAATTGGACAGAAGGTGGAAGAGTCCAGTTGCTCACTGGAGGACCTTGAG GAGTTCATCAAGCAAAACGGAGAGCCTAAAGTGACATCAGGGAAGCAGGAACAATATGAAGCAGTCTTTAATCATTACTTGTGA